The genomic interval GTTTAAATACAATGTCTCTTTCAGGATAAACCATCCGTTACCAAACCTCAAAGCAACATGTGTCGGTTGAAAATGTGCATCTTtgccctcctcctgctgtctctcCCTCAGTCGACAAATCAGTCCTGCATAAAGGGGTCACCAAAACAGTGCCTAGATGCAGAATTTGCTCCAGGTACCAATTTGGCAGGCGAAGGCTTCGACATTACCAAAATGGAACGTAAAGGGGCCTTTGTGATCGACATGAAtctgtggaaacacaaggaCAAGACATGCACTCTGTGTAGGAACACCTTTCTGGAAGACAAACTGCAAAAGCTGCCCATGGCAGTGGTAGACTGGCGAGCAATGCAGTCCTGCAACAGCAAAGTGGTCAGTAAGCTCCACAGATCCAGTGAGTCTCTGGTCAGTTCCAGCACGTCTTCTGTTGAAAACAACTGGCAGGCCAATCTAGATCTTACTGTGGGTGAAAAAAGTGGCTCAGTGATGCTTGCTGGCACCAATTCCAAAGTAGCCGAATACTCCATGCAAAAAACTAAGAATGacaaattcggcttcacaaGCCAGGGCATGGCGTGTGAGTACTACAGGTAAGAAGAAGAGAACTGGGTTGAAAGTTTACTTACTGCATGTTTCCAAGTGTCCGGAAAAAAATGATCATTGCAACAGACGTGTTGCATTCTGATCTCTTTTGTGAAATCATGTCTCGTGTCTTGCTGTAATCAGCTACAGGGTGTCCGGCACTCCGAAGTTGCACAGAGAATTTCGACAAGCAGTGAAGGATCTCCCAAAAGTCTACAGCCCTGAATACAAGCAACGATTTTACAAACTGATAGACAACTTTGGCACCCATTACATCACCAAGGTGGACAAACATTATGACAtagtctaaaataaaataattattattaatattcttACAATTGAAAAATCacagtaaatacattttgtgcTTCAATTAACTTTTCCAGGTGAAACTGGGAGGAAGTGTTCAAACTGTGACCAGCGTCAGGCAGTGCCAGGCCAGCCTTCAGGGCCTTAGCTTGGAGGAGGTTAGCATGTGCCTGGAGGTAGAGGCATCTGCCAGCATCAAAGCTACGATAAGTGCTCAATCAAAACATTGCAAGTCCGACGTTGACAAGATGGAAAACCAGAAATCTTTCTCCAGCCTCTACAATGACAGGTAAAGAACATTTTTCTcatatcattttttattcaacTGCACACTTTGTTAACTATATAAACAAATGTCCTTCCCTAAAAAACAAATTGGTTCAGTTCCCTAAGCAAACTCTCTCCTCTACAGGTTCACAGAGATAAAGGGTGGCCATACGACAGAGCCAG from Labrus mixtus chromosome 20, fLabMix1.1, whole genome shotgun sequence carries:
- the LOC132954545 gene encoding perforin-1-like; translated protein: MCRLKMCIFALLLLSLPQSTNQSCIKGSPKQCLDAEFAPGTNLAGEGFDITKMERKGAFVIDMNLWKHKDKTCTLCRNTFLEDKLQKLPMAVVDWRAMQSCNSKVVSKLHRSSESLVSSSTSSVENNWQANLDLTVGEKSGSVMLAGTNSKVAEYSMQKTKNDKFGFTSQGMACEYYSYRVSGTPKLHREFRQAVKDLPKVYSPEYKQRFYKLIDNFGTHYITKVKLGGSVQTVTSVRQCQASLQGLSLEEVSMCLEVEASASIKATISAQSKHCKSDVDKMENQKSFSSLYNDRFTEIKGGHTTEPDLLFSADKDPSAYKEWLNTIPQNPDIISYSLDSLHELLPRNTPVRKNLRSAISHYILERGLWKNCSERCQAGIKSDAKDSCVCQCHNDPAVNQDCCPTRKGMARIIITVQRASGLWGDHSTATDGYVKVSFNGQMVRRSPVIQNNNNPHWAMIVDLGAQDLSEGGKVRFEVWDQDNNWDDDLLGQCEHALSAGVKEDLCTLQHGRLFFKWEITCAPSLTGDLCTDYKPSPMSQSLQKLYVSRHSHPVPEAILLEKGVFVDKSSSQRNQSHSADS